A portion of the Pseudomonas synxantha BG33R genome contains these proteins:
- a CDS encoding ParB/RepB/Spo0J family partition protein, translating to MAKVKQGFERQIIPVHLDQILPTRTLDKEIEQSKKYLTIMTSIRELGVIEPLAVHRQHNNVEGTSTFMLLDGHLRLYALKALGASEALCLLSTDDEGFTYNRQINRLTPVQEHKMILAAIHKGISPALIAKVLGINVDRIHERQHLLDGIAPEVAEMLKVKMVSQDVFRTLRKMKPFRQIEAVELMVSANCFTQTYAAMVLAATRPDMLIEKKTNLASEVSVEEIARMEREMEKLYHDYKVVEETLGETMLILVVAKGYIVRLLRNENISSYLNRCHGELLEELSAIIDAVSSDARTPERE from the coding sequence ATGGCCAAGGTGAAACAAGGCTTTGAGAGACAGATTATCCCTGTCCACCTCGACCAGATTTTACCGACCCGAACTCTGGATAAGGAGATCGAGCAAAGCAAAAAATACTTAACCATCATGACGTCCATTCGGGAGCTGGGCGTCATTGAGCCGCTCGCGGTGCATCGACAACATAATAACGTGGAGGGTACTTCAACCTTCATGTTGCTGGATGGCCATCTTCGCTTGTACGCGTTAAAAGCACTGGGCGCCAGCGAGGCCCTGTGCCTGCTATCAACCGATGACGAAGGCTTTACCTACAACCGGCAGATCAACCGCTTAACGCCTGTGCAAGAGCACAAGATGATCCTCGCCGCTATTCATAAGGGCATTTCCCCAGCCCTGATTGCCAAGGTACTGGGCATCAACGTGGACCGCATCCATGAGCGCCAGCACTTGCTTGATGGCATTGCCCCTGAAGTAGCGGAAATGCTCAAGGTCAAAATGGTAAGCCAGGACGTTTTTCGTACGCTTAGAAAAATGAAACCCTTCCGCCAAATTGAAGCGGTAGAACTGATGGTTTCCGCCAACTGCTTCACCCAGACCTATGCAGCGATGGTGCTGGCGGCGACGCGCCCAGACATGTTGATTGAGAAAAAAACCAACCTCGCATCCGAGGTCAGCGTTGAGGAAATCGCAAGGATGGAACGCGAGATGGAAAAGCTGTACCACGATTACAAAGTCGTTGAAGAAACGCTGGGGGAAACGATGCTGATTCTTGTGGTTGCGAAGGGCTATATCGTACGACTGCTACGCAATGAAAACATATCGAGCTACTTAAACCGCTGCCATGGCGAACTCTTGGAAGAGCTAAGCGCGATCATAGACGCGGTCAGTTCCGACGCCAGAACGCCCGAACGGGAATGA
- a CDS encoding ParB/RepB/Spo0J family partition protein, translating to MNMPQHPRSPHHVGEAAIIQMISLDRIRVLNPRARNKQVFAKLVENISSLGLKRPITVTPSNAQEPKGLFELVCGQGRYEAFCALGEREIPCVVVSASEADRFLISLVENLARRKHTNKDLLYSIQILSERGYTTKQISVKTSLDPTYINAILVLLRQGEERLIAAVEKGWLPLSIATEVARSSDTEVQVAMVKAYETGVLKGEQLIKVRRLIDRRRALGKNYGQRRSTADQTTTPQKLLRTYQTEVRRQRVMIKKSDINEQRLLIMVTAMRRLLADDYFCTLLRSEKIPDMPKSLADRIQGEG from the coding sequence ATGAACATGCCACAACACCCTCGAAGCCCACATCATGTCGGGGAGGCTGCAATCATCCAAATGATCAGTCTGGATCGTATTCGAGTCCTCAACCCTCGTGCGCGCAATAAGCAGGTGTTTGCCAAGCTGGTCGAAAATATTTCGAGCTTGGGCTTGAAGCGCCCGATTACCGTCACACCCTCCAACGCCCAAGAGCCTAAAGGTTTGTTCGAATTGGTATGCGGGCAAGGGCGATACGAAGCTTTTTGTGCGCTCGGCGAAAGAGAAATCCCCTGTGTCGTCGTCAGTGCCAGTGAGGCAGACCGATTTCTCATCAGTCTTGTAGAAAACCTTGCACGCCGTAAACACACCAACAAGGACTTACTTTACTCCATCCAAATCCTTTCAGAGCGCGGATACACCACCAAACAAATCAGCGTCAAAACCAGCTTGGATCCGACTTATATCAACGCCATTCTTGTGCTCTTGCGCCAAGGAGAGGAACGGCTGATCGCCGCCGTGGAGAAAGGCTGGCTACCACTCAGTATCGCCACCGAAGTCGCCAGATCTAGTGATACCGAGGTGCAAGTGGCGATGGTGAAAGCCTATGAGACAGGTGTATTGAAAGGCGAACAGCTGATCAAGGTCAGACGATTAATCGACAGACGAAGGGCCTTGGGGAAAAATTATGGCCAACGGCGATCAACCGCCGACCAAACGACGACGCCGCAAAAACTCCTGAGGACCTACCAAACCGAGGTCAGGCGCCAGAGAGTCATGATTAAAAAATCCGACATCAATGAGCAACGCCTACTAATCATGGTAACTGCCATGCGGCGACTGCTGGCCGACGATTATTTCTGCACGCTGCTGCGCAGCGAAAAAATTCCGGACATGCCTAAGTCGTTGGCTGATCGTATTCAAGGTGAGGGCTGA
- a CDS encoding recombinase family protein, whose protein sequence is MRSHKSAHSESSRHDAGSAAAYVRMSTEHQQYSTENQLDTIKLYAAAHSLEIVKIYTDAGKSGLRLEGRDALIQLFTDVESGQVSFSTILVYDVSRWGRFQDPDLAASFEVRCRQAGVSVHYCAEQFANDGSPLSNVVKNLKRMMAGEYSRELSVKVFAGQARLIQMGFRQGGMAGYGLRRQLVDAAGAPKAELVLGQHKSIQTDRVKLIPGPSEEVATVQWIYKQFVEAGYTEREIAEQLNNRGLQSDLARPWTKGAVHQVLTNEKYIGNNVWNRSSFKLKDEHVRNPPDQWVRADGAFPALVDPVLFAAAREIIQSRSYRMPDAEMLERLKQLYEKSGYLSGLIINESDDCPSSTAYQYRFGSLLRTYSLIGYTPSRDYDYVAANHQLRLMHPLILARTVEHIQQVGGRVAIDPVSDLLQVNEELLISLVLCRCQRGSSGASRWKIRFDLGLSPDITVAVRMEPGEELARDYYILPTIDIQQPNIRLNESNASNLEIYRYDSLEALAQLSRRTVVGKAA, encoded by the coding sequence ATGCGCAGTCATAAAAGTGCTCACTCAGAAAGCTCACGCCACGACGCAGGCTCGGCAGCGGCTTACGTCCGGATGTCCACAGAACATCAGCAGTATTCAACTGAAAATCAGCTCGACACAATCAAGCTCTATGCGGCAGCGCACTCCCTCGAAATCGTCAAAATTTACACCGACGCCGGTAAAAGTGGTCTTCGCCTAGAAGGGCGTGATGCTTTGATTCAATTGTTCACCGACGTTGAAAGCGGCCAAGTCAGCTTCTCCACCATTCTCGTCTACGACGTCAGCCGCTGGGGCAGATTTCAAGATCCGGATTTGGCTGCCAGCTTCGAAGTAAGGTGCCGACAGGCCGGTGTCTCGGTTCACTATTGCGCAGAGCAATTTGCTAATGACGGATCCCCTCTCTCGAACGTCGTCAAGAATCTAAAGCGAATGATGGCCGGTGAGTACAGCCGCGAATTATCAGTGAAAGTTTTTGCAGGGCAGGCACGTCTGATTCAAATGGGCTTCAGACAAGGGGGGATGGCAGGCTATGGGCTAAGAAGGCAACTCGTGGATGCAGCCGGAGCCCCCAAAGCTGAACTGGTTTTAGGTCAACACAAAAGCATCCAGACAGATCGTGTCAAACTGATCCCAGGGCCATCGGAGGAGGTCGCGACGGTTCAGTGGATCTATAAGCAATTTGTTGAGGCGGGCTATACCGAAAGGGAGATTGCCGAGCAGCTAAATAATCGCGGACTCCAAAGCGACCTGGCCAGGCCATGGACCAAGGGTGCAGTCCACCAAGTGCTCACGAATGAGAAGTACATAGGAAATAATGTCTGGAATCGCTCATCTTTCAAACTCAAGGATGAGCACGTACGAAACCCTCCGGACCAATGGGTTCGAGCAGATGGTGCATTTCCAGCCCTAGTGGATCCAGTATTGTTCGCCGCTGCCAGGGAGATCATCCAGTCACGCAGCTATCGTATGCCCGATGCCGAGATGCTGGAGAGACTCAAACAGCTCTATGAAAAATCTGGCTATCTGTCGGGTCTGATTATCAATGAGTCTGACGATTGCCCCTCCAGCACGGCGTATCAATATCGATTTGGCAGCCTTCTACGGACTTACTCGCTGATTGGCTACACCCCCTCTCGGGATTACGACTACGTTGCCGCCAATCATCAACTTCGACTGATGCACCCACTAATTCTGGCTCGGACGGTGGAGCACATTCAGCAAGTAGGAGGAAGAGTCGCCATCGATCCCGTAAGCGACCTACTCCAAGTCAACGAAGAGCTGCTGATTTCTCTTGTACTGTGCCGCTGTCAGCGTGGTAGCTCTGGGGCAAGTCGTTGGAAAATTCGCTTCGACCTTGGTCTCTCGCCAGATATCACCGTAGCCGTCCGTATGGAACCGGGAGAAGAGTTAGCCCGCGATTACTACATACTGCCGACAATCGATATTCAACAGCCCAACATCCGTCTGAATGAGTCCAACGCCTCCAACCTGGAAATCTATCGCTACGACAGCCTCGAAGCACTTGCGCAGCTGTCTCGTCGCACTGTTGTGGGAAAAGCCGCATGA
- a CDS encoding MarR family transcriptional regulator has protein sequence MNQKTPIIKLLDLTGDDHPFGNVQGKATFRMLLDVVEANPHALIFGISLDGIEATDASFPRESVVAVAKLFKGERGFFLKDVKSRDLLDNWRYAAQAKEQPLTVWTNRSFEVIGPELSPSAADLLGCVLSNGSITTARAADLLKISVPNASTKLKKLLDSGYILRAEEAAESGGIEFMYYAIAESA, from the coding sequence ATGAATCAGAAAACCCCCATTATCAAGCTTTTAGACCTAACTGGCGACGATCATCCCTTCGGCAATGTGCAGGGGAAGGCGACCTTTAGAATGCTGTTGGACGTCGTCGAGGCCAATCCTCACGCGTTAATCTTTGGCATCTCTTTGGATGGGATTGAGGCTACGGATGCATCCTTCCCGCGTGAAAGTGTCGTAGCAGTCGCCAAGCTTTTCAAAGGCGAGCGCGGTTTTTTCCTTAAGGATGTCAAAAGTCGAGACTTGCTCGATAACTGGCGCTACGCGGCTCAGGCGAAAGAGCAGCCGCTCACTGTCTGGACGAATCGCAGCTTTGAGGTCATTGGGCCCGAGTTGAGTCCATCCGCCGCCGACCTATTGGGCTGCGTCCTGTCCAACGGCTCTATCACGACCGCTAGAGCCGCAGATCTTCTGAAAATATCTGTTCCTAATGCCAGCACCAAGCTGAAAAAGCTTTTAGATAGCGGGTATATTTTGAGGGCAGAGGAAGCAGCAGAGTCTGGCGGAATCGAGTTCATGTACTACGCCATAGCGGAATCTGCTTAA
- a CDS encoding YegP family protein has product MSAKFEIFLGTNRQYYFRLKAPNGEKILASEAYTTKANCQNGIQSVKAHAPYDSYYKKLLSTNAQYYFTLNASNGQVIGTSETYTSSQARDGGIAAVKAYAPTAPTVDLT; this is encoded by the coding sequence ATGAGCGCGAAATTCGAGATTTTTCTGGGTACAAACCGACAGTATTATTTCCGGCTTAAGGCTCCAAATGGTGAAAAAATCCTAGCAAGCGAGGCTTATACTACTAAGGCAAATTGCCAAAACGGCATCCAATCCGTCAAAGCACATGCGCCTTACGACAGCTATTACAAGAAGCTTCTGTCTACGAATGCTCAGTATTATTTCACGTTGAATGCCAGTAACGGCCAGGTGATCGGTACGAGTGAAACCTATACTAGCTCCCAAGCCCGTGACGGTGGGATTGCTGCGGTCAAGGCGTACGCCCCAACTGCTCCAACTGTAGATTTGACCTAA
- a CDS encoding response regulator transcription factor, which produces MRVAILDDEPAELRRVEQTLRQIPSTAEQPWSLHFFERGEDLLRQLRRETFDLLILDWQLPDISGIALLRWTREHMESPPAVIMLTSRDAESDIVTALNSGADDYVSKPFRPNELKARVSAVLRRHGLQKSATQEVQSFNDLTFDDAELTVTRAGKPINLTEREYRLASCLFANLARPLSREYLYERFWSHEEMVSSRPLDTHIYRLRNKLGLTADRGWQLLTIYGYGYRLESVATTAQS; this is translated from the coding sequence ATGCGAGTCGCAATACTGGATGACGAGCCCGCCGAGTTGCGACGGGTGGAACAGACACTGCGACAGATTCCCAGCACTGCAGAACAGCCATGGTCGCTGCATTTCTTTGAGCGCGGCGAAGACCTGCTGCGCCAACTGCGGCGGGAAACCTTTGACCTGCTGATCCTGGATTGGCAACTGCCGGATATCTCGGGCATTGCCTTGTTGCGCTGGACCCGCGAACACATGGAATCGCCCCCCGCGGTAATCATGCTCACCAGTCGCGATGCCGAAAGCGATATCGTCACCGCACTGAACAGCGGCGCAGATGATTACGTCAGCAAACCCTTTCGCCCCAACGAGCTCAAAGCACGCGTCAGCGCCGTCCTGCGACGTCACGGCCTGCAGAAGTCGGCTACCCAGGAAGTGCAGAGCTTTAATGACCTAACGTTCGACGATGCCGAACTGACCGTCACCCGCGCCGGCAAACCCATTAACCTGACAGAACGGGAATACCGCCTGGCCAGTTGCCTATTTGCCAACCTGGCCCGGCCGCTGTCTCGCGAGTACCTGTATGAGCGGTTTTGGAGCCATGAGGAAATGGTCTCGTCACGGCCTTTGGATACTCATATCTACCGTCTGCGTAACAAGCTCGGGCTGACGGCGGATCGCGGCTGGCAGCTGTTGACGATCTATGGATATGGGTATCGTTTGGAGAGTGTGGCTACTACGGCGCAAAGTTGA
- a CDS encoding CHASE2 domain-containing protein, with the protein MKLWRKAEKRQPTQAQLLFHGLVREWLLIGLVLLPFTVYLSLSPGLALNNPLYDSLRRLTPLPVDPRILLVTIDAPSLEVLGPWPWPRSVHADLIERLSAAQPAGILFDVVFSEPSKGADGRRLADAVCNAGNVLLPIVGDSSVSPSLPGEPLSPLLKCAKGVGHINVEADSDGIVRSVYLREGPPGSTLPQLAWLAFALSEQAPVMPGLAQEPSSQQWHQEHEIRVPFTSEDDHFPSVSYLSVLRGEVPPETLRGRLILIGATAYGMADRFVTPLSSTVGTTAGVEIQADILNGLLQGRSIVDLPGWLAALLATSLVTLLLGLLLYRPRYALWMTLGGMTAALVGSWALLRLGHWWSPAACLIGLLLSYLIWNWRRLSVILAYFGWELARLDNEPKVLPERRRAPASKGDVLQGRIFALEQAVSRTRDTRRFMADGLECLPVATLITDPQGNILLANRVARDVFGNDLVNSNLIEQLADLGYPPLHNGVRPALSALELVEFRDIHQRSLRMELAPLLPAEGDFALGWLLSLTDLSKEREAQQHRETMLRFLSHDLRAPHSAILALLDVHNGESPVFAQVEQQVRRALSLTESFVQLAKAEADGYQFQPTLFAMLVMDAFDQVAVIAQLKGIHLVHDLDEADEAMIHADQSLLTRALFNVLENAIKYSPSGTTVRLRHGSAQGWLECRISDQGPGIAPDDLPELFSQYRRFDSAQGSDGLGLGLTMVKAVVERHGGRIVCESELGKGSTFILLLPQLED; encoded by the coding sequence GTGAAACTATGGCGTAAAGCCGAGAAACGCCAACCCACCCAGGCACAGCTGTTGTTCCACGGGTTGGTCCGTGAATGGTTGTTGATCGGGCTGGTGTTACTTCCCTTTACCGTTTACCTGTCCTTGAGCCCGGGCCTGGCACTGAATAACCCTCTCTACGACAGCCTGCGCCGACTGACACCTTTACCGGTGGATCCACGGATTCTGCTGGTCACCATTGATGCGCCCAGCCTGGAAGTACTCGGCCCATGGCCGTGGCCGCGCAGCGTGCATGCAGATCTGATTGAACGCCTTAGCGCCGCCCAGCCGGCAGGCATTCTGTTTGACGTAGTCTTCAGCGAACCTAGCAAGGGGGCCGATGGACGACGGTTGGCTGATGCGGTCTGCAATGCTGGCAATGTACTGCTGCCCATCGTCGGTGATAGCAGTGTAAGTCCCAGCCTGCCAGGAGAGCCGCTGTCACCGTTGCTCAAGTGCGCCAAGGGCGTGGGGCATATCAACGTCGAAGCGGATAGCGACGGCATCGTACGCAGCGTGTATCTGCGTGAAGGCCCACCGGGAAGCACGCTCCCTCAATTGGCATGGCTGGCGTTCGCGCTGAGTGAGCAAGCACCGGTAATGCCGGGCCTTGCCCAGGAGCCCAGCAGCCAGCAGTGGCATCAGGAGCATGAAATCCGCGTGCCTTTCACCTCGGAAGATGACCACTTTCCCAGCGTGTCCTACCTCAGCGTATTACGCGGCGAGGTACCTCCCGAGACACTGCGCGGCCGGCTGATTCTGATAGGTGCCACGGCGTATGGAATGGCCGATCGTTTTGTGACACCGCTCTCCTCCACCGTCGGCACGACCGCAGGAGTGGAGATCCAGGCCGATATCCTCAATGGTCTGTTGCAGGGACGCAGCATTGTCGACCTGCCCGGATGGCTTGCTGCCCTGTTGGCGACATCCTTGGTGACCTTGCTGCTGGGCCTTCTGCTGTATCGCCCTCGCTACGCCCTGTGGATGACCCTGGGTGGCATGACCGCGGCGCTCGTGGGCTCATGGGCATTGCTGCGCCTTGGGCATTGGTGGTCTCCCGCCGCATGTTTGATCGGGCTGTTACTCAGCTATCTCATCTGGAACTGGCGGCGCCTGAGCGTCATCCTGGCCTACTTTGGTTGGGAACTGGCGCGGCTGGATAACGAGCCCAAGGTGCTGCCGGAGCGTCGTCGTGCGCCCGCCAGCAAGGGTGATGTGTTGCAGGGGCGGATCTTTGCCCTTGAGCAGGCAGTCAGTCGTACGCGTGATACGCGGCGCTTTATGGCTGACGGGTTGGAATGCCTGCCGGTGGCTACGCTGATAACCGACCCACAGGGCAATATTCTGTTGGCCAACCGTGTAGCCCGTGATGTGTTCGGTAACGACCTGGTCAATTCAAACCTCATCGAACAACTCGCCGATTTGGGTTATCCCCCGCTGCATAACGGCGTACGCCCTGCCCTGTCAGCACTGGAATTGGTCGAGTTCCGCGATATCCACCAACGCAGTCTGCGGATGGAGCTTGCGCCGTTGCTTCCGGCCGAAGGTGACTTCGCCCTCGGATGGCTGTTGAGCCTGACGGACCTGAGCAAGGAGCGAGAAGCCCAGCAGCATCGCGAGACCATGCTGCGCTTCCTCTCCCACGACCTACGCGCACCCCATTCGGCGATCCTCGCCCTGCTGGATGTGCATAACGGCGAATCGCCAGTCTTTGCCCAGGTCGAGCAACAGGTCAGACGGGCCTTGAGCCTTACCGAATCCTTTGTGCAATTGGCCAAGGCCGAGGCTGACGGTTACCAGTTCCAGCCTACCTTGTTCGCCATGCTGGTGATGGACGCCTTTGATCAAGTGGCGGTGATTGCGCAACTCAAGGGCATCCACCTGGTCCACGACCTGGATGAAGCGGATGAAGCCATGATCCATGCCGATCAATCACTGCTCACCCGTGCGTTGTTCAACGTGCTGGAGAATGCGATCAAATACTCCCCATCCGGCACTACCGTCAGGTTAAGACACGGCAGTGCACAGGGGTGGTTGGAATGCCGCATCAGCGATCAGGGGCCGGGGATTGCCCCCGATGATTTACCGGAACTGTTCAGCCAATACCGGCGTTTCGATTCGGCCCAGGGCAGTGACGGTCTTGGACTGGGGCTGACGATGGTTAAGGCTGTGGTGGAACGGCACGGCGGACGCATCGTTTGTGAAAGTGAGCTGGGCAAGGGCTCGACATTCATCCTGTTATTGCCGCAGTTGGAAGACTAA
- a CDS encoding lysophospholipid acyltransferase family protein, producing MSILQAIRTFFFYLLLGTSSFLWCTLSFFIAPFLPFKARYRFINVYWCRCALWLSKVFLNIRFEVKGAENVPDQPCVILSNHQSTWETFFLSAYFSPLSQVLKRELLYVPFFGWAMAMLRPIAIDRDNPKAALKHVAKKGDELLKDGVWVLIFPEGTRVPYGTVGKFSRGGTALAVNANLPVLPIAHNAGKFWPKTGWAKRAGTITVVIGEPMYAEGEGPRAIAALNDRAAAWNEAQQRAMGSLPPEPLVVETPAI from the coding sequence ATGTCGATCTTGCAGGCCATCAGAACCTTTTTCTTTTACCTGCTGCTGGGCACCAGTTCGTTTCTCTGGTGCACCCTGAGCTTTTTTATTGCCCCCTTCCTGCCGTTCAAGGCGCGTTATCGCTTCATCAACGTTTATTGGTGCCGTTGCGCGTTGTGGCTGAGCAAGGTGTTCCTGAACATCCGTTTCGAGGTCAAGGGCGCAGAAAACGTCCCGGACCAACCCTGCGTGATTTTGTCGAACCACCAAAGCACTTGGGAAACCTTCTTTCTTTCCGCGTACTTCTCGCCCCTGAGCCAGGTGCTTAAGCGTGAACTGTTGTACGTTCCGTTCTTTGGCTGGGCCATGGCCATGTTGCGCCCGATCGCCATTGACCGTGACAACCCCAAGGCGGCGCTCAAGCACGTGGCCAAGAAGGGCGACGAGTTGCTCAAGGACGGCGTCTGGGTGCTGATCTTCCCCGAAGGTACGCGTGTGCCCTACGGCACCGTAGGCAAGTTCTCGCGGGGCGGTACCGCATTGGCGGTCAACGCCAACCTGCCGGTGCTGCCCATTGCCCACAATGCCGGCAAGTTCTGGCCGAAGACCGGCTGGGCCAAACGCGCGGGCACCATCACCGTGGTTATAGGCGAGCCGATGTACGCAGAAGGCGAGGGGCCGCGTGCGATTGCTGCACTGAACGACCGCGCAGCAGCGTGGAATGAAGCGCAGCAGCGAGCCATGGGTTCCCTGCCTCCTGAGCCCTTGGTAGTCGAGACCCCGGCGATTTGA
- the gmhB gene encoding D-glycero-beta-D-manno-heptose 1,7-bisphosphate 7-phosphatase: protein MMLKLLILDRDGVINYDSDAYIKSVQEWIPLPGSIEAIAQLSKAGWTVAIATNQSGIARGYYDIATLDAMHARLRTLVAEQGGEVGLVVYCPHGPDEGCDCRKPKPGMLKIIAEHYKVPLAGIWFVGDSLGDLEAAKAVDSQPVLVKTGKGEKTQAKNLPVGTLIFDDLAAVAAELINN from the coding sequence ATCATGTTGAAACTGCTGATTCTCGATCGGGACGGGGTGATCAACTACGACTCCGACGCTTACATCAAGTCGGTACAGGAGTGGATCCCCTTGCCCGGCTCGATCGAGGCCATCGCGCAGTTGAGCAAAGCCGGCTGGACGGTGGCGATCGCCACCAACCAGTCCGGCATCGCCCGCGGTTACTACGACATCGCCACCCTGGACGCCATGCACGCGCGCTTGCGTACGTTGGTAGCCGAACAGGGCGGTGAGGTGGGGCTGGTGGTTTACTGCCCTCACGGGCCGGATGAGGGCTGCGATTGCCGCAAGCCCAAGCCTGGCATGTTGAAAATCATTGCAGAACATTACAAGGTGCCCTTGGCTGGGATATGGTTCGTCGGGGACAGCCTCGGTGACCTGGAGGCGGCCAAAGCCGTCGACTCTCAGCCAGTTTTGGTAAAGACCGGAAAAGGCGAAAAGACCCAGGCGAAAAACCTGCCGGTAGGCACTTTGATTTTTGACGATCTGGCGGCGGTTGCCGCAGAACTTATTAACAACTAG
- the glyS gene encoding glycine--tRNA ligase subunit beta codes for MSAQDFLVELGTEELPPKALNTLADAFLAGIEKGLQTAGLKFEAKKVYAAPRRLAVLLTALETQQPDRNINLDGPPRQAAFDADGNPTQAALGFAKKCGVELSEIDQSGPKLRFSQVITGKPTASLLPTIVEDSLNDLPIPKRMRWGARKEEFVRPTQWLVMLLGDQVIDCTILAQKAGRDSRGHRFHHPESVRITSPANYLNDLRAAYVLADANERRELISKRTEELARLQEGTAIVPPSLLDEVTALVEWPVPLVCSFEERFLDVPQEALITTMQDNQKYFCLLDAEGKLLPRFITVANIESKDPQQIIAGNEKVVRPRLTDAEFFFKQDKKQKLEDFNLRLQNVVFQEKLGSVYDKAVRVSKLAAYIAPRIGGDAAWAARAGLLSKCDLATEMVGEFPEMQGVAGYYYALNDGEPDDVALALNEQYMPRGAGAELPTTLTGAAVAIADKLDTLVGIFGIGMLPTGSKDPYALRRAALGVLRILIDKKLDLDLTQAVVFAVGQFGAKVKQAGLAEQVLEFVFDRLRARYEDEGVDVSVYLSVRALQPGSALDFDQRVQAVQAFRKLPEADALAAVNKRVSNLLSKADNLGNADVDPSLFADAKEFSLNSAIAKAENAVKPLIAERNYAEALARLASLREPVDAFFEAVMINADDAGVRKNRYAMLARLRGLFINIADISVLG; via the coding sequence ATGAGTGCTCAAGATTTCCTGGTTGAACTGGGCACCGAAGAGCTGCCACCCAAGGCACTCAATACCCTGGCCGATGCATTCCTGGCCGGTATCGAAAAAGGCCTGCAGACTGCCGGCTTGAAGTTTGAAGCCAAAAAAGTCTACGCCGCGCCGCGCCGCCTGGCTGTGCTGCTGACCGCGCTGGAAACCCAGCAGCCGGACCGCAACATCAACCTGGACGGCCCACCGCGCCAGGCAGCTTTCGATGCCGACGGCAACCCGACACAAGCCGCCCTTGGCTTTGCCAAGAAATGTGGCGTAGAGCTGAGCGAGATCGACCAGAGCGGTCCGAAACTGCGTTTCAGCCAGGTCATCACCGGCAAGCCGACCGCCAGCCTGCTGCCGACCATCGTTGAAGACTCCCTGAACGACCTGCCTATCCCCAAGCGCATGCGCTGGGGTGCGCGCAAGGAAGAGTTCGTACGTCCGACCCAATGGCTGGTAATGCTGCTCGGTGACCAGGTCATTGATTGCACCATCCTCGCCCAGAAGGCTGGTCGTGATTCCCGTGGTCACCGCTTCCATCATCCCGAAAGCGTGCGCATCACTTCGCCGGCCAACTACCTCAACGACCTGCGCGCCGCTTACGTATTGGCCGATGCCAATGAGCGGCGCGAGCTGATCAGCAAGCGCACCGAAGAATTGGCCCGCCTGCAGGAAGGCACCGCCATCGTGCCGCCAAGCCTGCTGGACGAAGTTACCGCTCTGGTGGAATGGCCGGTGCCGCTGGTGTGCTCGTTCGAAGAGCGTTTCCTCGACGTGCCACAAGAAGCCTTGATCACCACCATGCAGGACAACCAGAAGTATTTCTGCCTGCTGGACGCAGAGGGTAAGTTGCTGCCGCGTTTTATCACTGTGGCCAACATCGAGAGCAAGGACCCGCAGCAGATCATCGCCGGTAACGAGAAAGTCGTTCGCCCGCGCCTGACCGATGCCGAGTTCTTCTTCAAGCAAGATAAGAAGCAGAAGCTCGAAGACTTCAACCTGCGCCTGCAAAACGTGGTGTTCCAGGAAAAACTCGGCAGTGTCTACGACAAGGCCGTACGGGTTTCCAAGCTGGCGGCCTACATTGCGCCACGCATCGGCGGCGACGCAGCCTGGGCCGCCCGTGCCGGCTTGCTGTCCAAGTGCGACCTGGCCACCGAGATGGTCGGCGAGTTCCCTGAGATGCAAGGTGTCGCCGGTTACTACTACGCCCTCAACGACGGCGAGCCGGACGATGTCGCCCTGGCCCTGAACGAGCAGTACATGCCACGCGGTGCCGGTGCAGAACTGCCGACCACCCTGACGGGTGCGGCCGTGGCCATCGCCGACAAGCTCGATACGCTGGTGGGTATCTTCGGTATCGGTATGTTGCCCACCGGTAGCAAAGACCCGTATGCCCTGCGCCGTGCGGCATTGGGCGTGCTGCGGATCCTGATCGACAAGAAGCTGGATCTCGACCTGACCCAGGCCGTGGTGTTCGCCGTCGGCCAGTTCGGGGCCAAGGTCAAGCAAGCCGGACTGGCCGAGCAAGTGCTGGAGTTCGTGTTCGACCGCCTGCGTGCGCGTTACGAAGACGAAGGCGTGGACGTTTCCGTCTACCTGTCGGTACGTGCCCTGCAACCGGGTTCGGCACTGGACTTCGACCAGCGCGTACAAGCCGTACAAGCGTTCCGCAAGCTGCCGGAAGCCGATGCCCTGGCGGCCGTGAACAAGCGTGTGTCGAACCTGCTGAGCAAGGCCGACAACCTCGGCAATGCCGACGTTGACCCAAGCCTGTTTGCCGATGCCAAGGAGTTCTCTCTGAACTCGGCCATCGCCAAGGCCGAGAACGCCGTGAAACCGCTGATCGCCGAGCGTAACTACGCTGAAGCGTTGGCGCGCCTGGCGTCTCTGCGTGAACCGGTAGACGCCTTCTTCGAAGCGGTGATGATCAATGCCGACGATGCCGGCGTGCGGAAAAACCGTTACGCCATGCTCGCGCGTCTGCGTGGCCTGTTCATCAATATCGCTGACATTTCCGTATTGGGCTGA